A genomic stretch from Paraburkholderia dioscoreae includes:
- a CDS encoding isocitrate lyase/PEP mutase family protein produces the protein MSRSARFRELLKSPPFVCLGAHDAVTAMLAEQAGAKAIYVSGFAASAIMAGQPDVGLLTQTEMFEHIRRICRVTSLPVFADADTGYGGILDVQRTIRLWEEAGASVLHLEDQAVPKKCGHFAGKQVIPKEEMQAKLRAMLAARTDPDFFVVARTDAIAVTGLNDAIERLAAYAEAGADGLYADAPESIEQMQEMVRRLKPLGKPILFNMARSGKSPYLTLDQVYKLGFDYALCPIEPMFAMHKAVKEMMEIFMREGSTDSVADRMTSFEDFNRFVGLDEAVAEEASFNVVASTPRSKADAA, from the coding sequence GTGAGCCGTTCTGCACGTTTCAGGGAGTTGTTGAAGTCGCCGCCTTTTGTTTGCCTCGGCGCGCACGATGCCGTGACCGCGATGCTCGCCGAACAGGCGGGCGCCAAAGCGATTTACGTGAGCGGGTTTGCGGCATCGGCAATCATGGCCGGGCAGCCGGATGTCGGTCTGTTGACGCAGACGGAGATGTTTGAGCATATCCGCCGTATTTGCCGTGTTACATCGCTGCCGGTATTCGCCGATGCCGACACCGGTTACGGCGGCATCCTCGACGTGCAGCGGACGATCCGTTTGTGGGAAGAAGCAGGCGCTTCGGTGCTGCATCTGGAAGATCAGGCGGTGCCGAAGAAGTGCGGCCACTTTGCCGGCAAGCAGGTGATTCCGAAAGAGGAGATGCAGGCAAAATTGCGGGCCATGCTGGCCGCGCGAACCGATCCCGACTTCTTCGTGGTCGCGCGAACCGACGCGATTGCCGTGACGGGTCTGAACGATGCGATCGAGCGGCTCGCGGCCTACGCCGAAGCCGGCGCCGACGGTCTGTATGCGGACGCGCCGGAAAGTATCGAGCAGATGCAGGAAATGGTGCGCAGATTGAAGCCGCTCGGCAAGCCGATTCTGTTCAACATGGCACGCTCGGGCAAGAGTCCGTATCTGACGCTCGACCAGGTGTACAAGCTCGGCTTCGACTATGCGCTGTGCCCCATCGAACCGATGTTTGCGATGCACAAAGCGGTCAAGGAGATGATGGAAATCTTCATGCGCGAAGGCTCGACCGATTCAGTCGCGGACCGGATGACTTCCTTCGAGGATTTCAACCGCTTTGTCGGTCTCGACGAAGCGGTGGCCGAAGAGGCGTCGTTCAATGTTGTGGCCTCAACGCCTCGGAGTAAGGCCGACGCTGCCTGA
- the leuD gene encoding 3-isopropylmalate dehydratase small subunit gives MKAFTVVKGPAASLPRNNVDTDLIIRIERISQLVRGQLGPWLFETLRYREGGPEQGEREDFVLNQPAFRHACILLGGVNFGCGSSREMAVWALEEFGIRCVIAPSFGDIFFANCLQNGLLPICLDAASIATLAAVAADGTPLEVDLRALQIRADGLEPMPFEFDAARRAVLLEGLDEVDQTLRLADDIDAFRRTDRAKRAWAYMPR, from the coding sequence ATGAAAGCGTTCACGGTGGTCAAAGGTCCGGCCGCGTCGTTACCGCGCAACAACGTCGACACGGATCTGATCATTCGCATCGAAAGAATTTCGCAACTCGTGCGAGGCCAGCTCGGCCCTTGGCTGTTCGAGACGTTGCGTTATCGCGAAGGCGGTCCGGAGCAGGGAGAACGCGAAGATTTCGTGCTCAACCAGCCAGCGTTCCGGCATGCCTGCATTCTGCTCGGCGGCGTGAACTTCGGCTGTGGCAGCTCGCGCGAAATGGCGGTGTGGGCGCTCGAAGAGTTCGGCATTCGTTGCGTGATCGCACCTTCATTCGGCGACATTTTCTTCGCCAATTGCCTGCAAAACGGGCTGCTGCCGATCTGTCTCGACGCCGCGTCGATCGCGACACTCGCTGCGGTGGCCGCTGACGGCACGCCGCTCGAAGTCGATCTGCGCGCCCTGCAAATCCGCGCGGACGGACTTGAACCAATGCCGTTCGAGTTCGACGCCGCGCGCCGGGCGGTTCTGCTCGAAGGACTCGACGAGGTCGATCAGACGTTGCGTCTGGCCGACGATATCGACGCGTTTCGCCGCACGGACCGCGCCAAACGCGCGTGGGCTTACATGCCGCGATAG
- the leuC gene encoding 3-isopropylmalate dehydratase large subunit encodes MNAPRTLFDKLWNSHTIANLPGSADLLQVDRNLMHELTGVEAVRVLEARHLPVSNPELTFATLDHVISTRPGRQAGDADWSTTMVDTLREQMAQHAIPLFDIGTEGRQGIVHVIGPELGLSLPGTLIVCADSHTCTHGALGALAFGIGSTELVHVLATQTVRQKKPKTMRIRFKGSVAEGVTAKDMILYVIGALGAGAGTGYAVEFAGEAVEALSMEARLTLCNLTIELGAKFGFVAPDETTFVYLRGRPYAPQGASFEAALEDWRRLPTDDGAHFDREVEIDAAAIAVQVTWGTSPEHVIAIDAAVPDPGNESDPARREALQRALDYMGVHAGQHLDELAVDRVFIGSCTNSRIEDLQAAARIVAGHHVAEGVTAWVVPGSLSVAREAEAQGLAQIFRTAGFEWREPGCSMCVGANGDVVGRGERCVSTSNRNFVGRQGPGARTHLASPAVAAASALAGHIAAPTSSYAGAPS; translated from the coding sequence ATGAATGCGCCGCGCACGCTGTTCGACAAGCTGTGGAACAGCCACACGATTGCGAATCTGCCGGGCAGCGCCGATCTGTTGCAGGTGGATCGCAATCTGATGCATGAGTTGACCGGGGTCGAAGCGGTACGTGTACTCGAAGCCCGCCATTTGCCGGTCAGCAACCCCGAGTTGACGTTCGCGACGCTCGATCACGTGATCTCCACGCGACCCGGCCGCCAGGCGGGTGATGCGGACTGGAGCACGACAATGGTCGACACGCTGCGCGAGCAGATGGCGCAGCACGCCATTCCTCTGTTCGATATCGGCACCGAAGGCAGGCAGGGCATCGTCCACGTGATCGGACCGGAGCTCGGATTGTCGCTGCCGGGCACGCTGATCGTCTGCGCCGACAGCCATACCTGCACTCACGGGGCGTTGGGTGCGCTCGCGTTCGGCATCGGTTCGACCGAACTGGTACATGTGCTGGCGACACAAACCGTACGCCAGAAGAAGCCCAAAACGATGCGGATACGGTTTAAAGGCAGCGTCGCCGAGGGCGTCACGGCCAAGGACATGATCCTCTACGTGATCGGCGCGCTCGGCGCCGGCGCGGGTACCGGCTACGCAGTCGAGTTCGCTGGCGAGGCGGTCGAAGCGCTCTCGATGGAAGCACGTTTGACGCTGTGCAATCTGACGATCGAACTCGGCGCCAAGTTCGGCTTCGTCGCGCCCGACGAGACGACTTTTGTCTATCTGCGTGGACGTCCGTATGCACCGCAAGGCGCGAGCTTCGAGGCGGCGCTGGAAGACTGGCGCCGCTTGCCGACGGACGACGGCGCGCACTTCGATCGCGAAGTGGAGATCGACGCGGCGGCGATCGCGGTGCAGGTCACCTGGGGTACGAGCCCCGAACACGTGATCGCGATCGACGCCGCCGTACCGGATCCAGGCAACGAGTCCGATCCCGCGCGCCGTGAAGCATTGCAACGGGCGCTCGACTACATGGGCGTGCACGCGGGGCAGCATCTGGATGAGCTGGCGGTCGATCGCGTGTTCATCGGATCGTGCACCAATAGCCGCATCGAAGACTTGCAGGCGGCCGCGCGCATCGTGGCGGGCCACCATGTCGCCGAAGGTGTGACCGCGTGGGTGGTGCCGGGGTCGTTGAGCGTTGCGCGAGAAGCGGAGGCACAGGGTCTCGCGCAGATATTCCGCACGGCCGGCTTCGAATGGCGCGAGCCCGGCTGCTCGATGTGCGTTGGTGCGAACGGCGACGTGGTGGGGCGTGGCGAGCGCTGCGTATCGACGTCGAATCGCAACTTTGTCGGCCGCCAGGGGCCCGGCGCGCGCACGCATCTGGCGAGTCCGGCCGTGGCGGCGGCGAGCGCTTTGGCCGGTCACATTGCCGCGCCGACGTCGTCGTATGCGGGAGCCCCATCATGA
- a CDS encoding isocitrate lyase/PEP mutase family protein — translation MSTSGKLKAILKSGRFVVAPGVFDMFSARVADRLPFEALYMTGYGVSGSYLGVADAGLVSYADMVGRARQIAEGTGKPLIADADTGFGGLLNVRHTVRGYEAAGVQAIQMEDQVMPKKCGHTQGRQVVPLNDMLKKIEVALEARRSDDMLIIARTDSRTTLGLDEAIRRGKAFARAGADIVFVESPESAEEFERIGGELADSGAWVFANMVPTGRSPVVPSSTLKEWGFHIAIYPSIGMAAATAALDNAYRHLLDHGDSLELQVPSFTMDQLHELVGFPEVWEFEKRHAQSSETAS, via the coding sequence ATGAGCACTTCCGGGAAGCTGAAAGCGATTCTCAAGAGCGGGCGCTTTGTCGTCGCGCCCGGCGTATTCGATATGTTCTCGGCGCGTGTCGCCGACCGCCTGCCGTTCGAAGCGCTGTACATGACCGGATATGGCGTCTCCGGCTCGTATCTCGGCGTCGCGGATGCGGGCCTGGTCAGCTACGCCGATATGGTGGGACGTGCGCGGCAAATTGCCGAGGGCACCGGCAAGCCGTTGATCGCGGACGCCGACACGGGTTTCGGCGGCTTGCTCAATGTGCGGCATACGGTGCGCGGTTACGAAGCCGCGGGCGTGCAGGCGATCCAGATGGAAGACCAGGTGATGCCGAAAAAATGCGGCCACACCCAGGGCCGCCAGGTGGTGCCGCTGAACGACATGCTGAAGAAAATCGAAGTCGCGCTCGAGGCGCGCCGCAGCGACGACATGCTGATCATCGCCCGAACCGATTCGCGCACTACGCTCGGCCTCGACGAAGCGATCAGGCGCGGCAAGGCGTTCGCGCGTGCAGGGGCGGACATCGTTTTCGTCGAGTCGCCGGAAAGCGCCGAGGAATTCGAACGGATCGGCGGCGAGCTCGCCGATAGCGGCGCATGGGTGTTCGCCAATATGGTGCCGACCGGGCGCTCGCCGGTCGTGCCGAGCAGCACGCTGAAGGAATGGGGCTTCCATATCGCGATCTATCCTTCGATCGGCATGGCGGCGGCTACCGCTGCGCTGGATAACGCCTATCGTCATCTGCTCGATCACGGCGACTCGCTCGAACTGCAGGTGCCGTCGTTCACGATGGACCAGTTGCATGAACTGGTCGGCTTTCCGGAGGTGTGGGAGTTCGAGAAGCGTCACGCACAGAGCAGCGAGACGGCATCATGA
- a CDS encoding ABC transporter permease — MSTIVVAHTVRPRHTRRWLDGVVLIVVLAVLWQVLSEMLGPDAITTPWRTLERAVHIVSDPDFPASLYVTAFAFGSAFLISAIGGVCLGMLLGARKLAGDVMEPLMMGFYSIPKVTLYPVVLLAFGLGLWAKIVFGVMHGIVPITIFTMNAVRNMPPIYTRAARTYRLSPFALARHVLLPACVPEVVAGLRIGFSLTLLGTLIGEMFASQSGIGHMLMIAMNRSETSTIMALALMLFVFATLVNLLLLAWQRHLTHST, encoded by the coding sequence ATGAGCACGATCGTCGTTGCACATACCGTCAGGCCGCGGCATACGCGACGCTGGCTGGACGGCGTCGTTCTGATCGTCGTGCTGGCCGTGCTGTGGCAGGTACTCAGCGAAATGCTCGGTCCGGACGCGATTACGACTCCGTGGCGCACGCTCGAACGTGCGGTGCATATCGTCAGCGACCCGGATTTTCCGGCGAGTCTGTACGTGACCGCATTCGCGTTCGGCTCCGCGTTTCTGATCTCGGCGATCGGCGGCGTATGTCTGGGCATGCTGCTCGGCGCGCGCAAACTTGCCGGCGATGTGATGGAGCCGCTGATGATGGGCTTCTACTCGATTCCCAAAGTCACGCTATATCCGGTCGTATTGCTCGCGTTCGGTCTGGGCCTGTGGGCCAAAATCGTGTTCGGCGTGATGCACGGGATCGTGCCGATCACGATCTTCACCATGAATGCCGTGCGCAATATGCCGCCGATCTATACGCGCGCGGCGCGGACCTATCGTCTGAGTCCTTTTGCGCTCGCGCGTCATGTGCTGCTGCCCGCCTGCGTGCCGGAAGTGGTCGCCGGCTTGCGCATCGGCTTTTCGCTGACGCTGCTCGGCACGCTGATCGGCGAAATGTTCGCGTCGCAAAGCGGCATCGGGCACATGCTGATGATCGCGATGAACCGCAGCGAGACCAGCACGATCATGGCGCTCGCGCTGATGCTGTTCGTTTTCGCCACGCTCGTCAATCTGCTGTTGCTCGCGTGGCAGCGGCATCTTACCCATAGCACCTGA
- a CDS encoding ABC transporter permease, with protein MNTAARWRLGLVVGLIVLLEIASRAAWIDPISFIPPSRMVVSAVQLLLSGQYTTDILQTLGSALLAVALAVVAGFIGGVLLFRLPRVRRVLDPLLLSYYAVPVFVLYPILIVVLGLNRWPLVGIGFLFAVVAMAVNTLNGLERVPRVLLRTARVCRLNTFDEIRLITLPSSLPFVFTGIKLTVVYAFIAVVAGEFVLSGSGFGYQIAFAYNNFDNPTMYGLMVLMLLFVSSLNALLRTAEARLYRRIRREAV; from the coding sequence ATGAATACCGCCGCACGCTGGCGGCTCGGCCTGGTCGTGGGACTGATCGTCTTGCTGGAGATTGCGAGCCGTGCGGCGTGGATCGATCCGATCTCTTTCATTCCGCCGTCGCGAATGGTGGTGAGCGCCGTTCAATTGCTGTTGTCGGGCCAGTACACGACGGACATTCTGCAAACCCTCGGCAGCGCATTGCTTGCCGTCGCGCTGGCGGTGGTGGCCGGCTTCATCGGCGGCGTGCTGCTGTTCCGGTTGCCGCGCGTCAGGCGCGTGCTCGATCCGCTGTTGCTCTCGTATTACGCGGTGCCTGTGTTCGTGCTCTATCCGATCCTGATCGTCGTACTCGGTTTGAATCGCTGGCCGCTGGTGGGCATCGGCTTTCTGTTCGCGGTCGTCGCGATGGCGGTGAATACGCTCAACGGTCTGGAACGCGTACCGCGCGTGCTGCTGCGCACGGCTCGCGTGTGCCGTCTGAATACCTTCGACGAAATCCGCTTGATCACGCTGCCGTCGAGCCTGCCGTTCGTTTTCACCGGCATCAAGCTCACGGTCGTCTATGCGTTCATTGCGGTGGTGGCGGGCGAATTCGTGCTGTCGGGCTCGGGCTTCGGTTATCAGATCGCCTTTGCCTACAACAACTTCGACAATCCGACCATGTACGGCCTGATGGTGCTGATGCTGCTGTTCGTCAGCTCGCTCAACGCGTTGCTGCGCACGGCCGAAGCGCGGTTATACCGGCGTATCCGCAGGGAGGCCGTATGA
- a CDS encoding ABC transporter ATP-binding protein — MSALSRHKANISVVAPSTLSPDGKRIQATLTDVTRIYQGSQGKPPFHALGPVSLELRVGEFFSVVGPSGCGKSTLLDVLAGLNPASGGTVTFEGKPVGAEVPDGVAVVFQEDASFPWLNVFDNAAFAARQAGVAETEVRERVDHALSFMGLKSFARAYPAQLSGGMRQRVCIARAMVVRPRLMLLDEPFGALDQQTRLLMGDETLKLWRDTGATVLLITHSIDEAVLLSDRIGVMSACPGRFIRTIETGWPRMRDSTTALDARFGELTAQVWGLLREEALKALGSQQ, encoded by the coding sequence ATGAGCGCGCTATCCCGCCATAAAGCCAATATCTCGGTGGTCGCTCCGAGTACGCTGTCGCCCGACGGAAAGCGCATTCAGGCTACGCTCACGGACGTCACGCGAATCTATCAGGGCAGCCAGGGCAAGCCGCCGTTTCATGCGCTTGGACCCGTGAGCCTCGAATTGCGGGTCGGCGAGTTCTTCTCGGTGGTCGGTCCGTCCGGCTGCGGCAAGTCCACGCTGCTCGACGTGCTGGCCGGTCTGAACCCGGCGAGCGGCGGCACGGTGACGTTCGAAGGCAAGCCGGTCGGTGCGGAAGTGCCGGACGGCGTGGCCGTCGTGTTTCAGGAAGACGCGAGTTTCCCGTGGCTCAATGTATTCGACAACGCGGCGTTTGCCGCGCGGCAGGCAGGCGTCGCGGAAACGGAAGTGCGTGAGCGGGTCGATCACGCACTGTCGTTCATGGGCCTGAAATCCTTTGCCCGCGCCTATCCGGCACAACTATCGGGCGGTATGCGCCAACGCGTTTGCATTGCCCGGGCAATGGTCGTGCGGCCGCGACTGATGTTACTCGACGAGCCGTTCGGCGCGCTCGACCAGCAAACGCGTCTTCTGATGGGAGACGAAACCCTGAAGCTGTGGCGCGACACCGGCGCGACCGTCCTGCTGATCACCCATTCGATCGATGAAGCCGTGTTGCTGTCCGACCGCATCGGCGTGATGTCTGCGTGTCCCGGCCGTTTTATCAGAACGATAGAAACCGGGTGGCCACGCATGCGCGACAGCACCACCGCGCTCGACGCGCGCTTCGGCGAACTGACGGCGCAAGTGTGGGGCCTGTTGCGCGAAGAAGCATTGAAAGCGCTGGGGAGCCAGCAATGA
- a CDS encoding ABC transporter substrate-binding protein, with the protein MDAIRKVVRGICLGATLTLASVGAHASSLTVTHWGDGMYGVPFAVALDKGFFKEEKVDVTGFITSEGGGTSIRNAMASDIPYGEVALPAAIAAVKQGVDLTIVHGGVQSLGDLVWVELKQGSITGIKQMKGKTIGYSSPKSTTDMISTIALDRVGLLGQVQRKPVGSSSGMLTSLQQGAIDVGYMTEPSYSAKKDGLRIAFRSNDVVPNETQTVGIVRTDYLKAHPDVIRGIIAARRKAVVYMAAHRAEAAQILAKEYKMDRAVAASAINNVLDADPKYWSEGSFDYKGMDEVLKGLVLVKAIPEGPFDWPKIVDESMLPADLRSRK; encoded by the coding sequence ATGGATGCGATACGCAAAGTCGTGCGGGGTATCTGTCTGGGCGCGACGCTGACGCTTGCGAGCGTCGGCGCTCACGCCAGTTCGCTGACGGTGACGCACTGGGGTGACGGCATGTACGGCGTGCCCTTCGCCGTCGCGCTCGACAAAGGTTTCTTCAAGGAAGAGAAAGTTGATGTCACCGGTTTCATTACATCGGAAGGCGGCGGAACGAGCATTCGCAACGCGATGGCTTCCGACATTCCGTATGGCGAGGTGGCGTTGCCGGCGGCCATTGCGGCGGTGAAGCAGGGAGTCGATCTGACGATCGTACACGGGGGCGTGCAGAGTCTCGGCGATCTCGTCTGGGTCGAATTGAAGCAGGGCTCGATCACCGGCATCAAACAGATGAAAGGCAAGACGATCGGCTATAGCAGCCCCAAATCGACGACCGACATGATCTCCACGATCGCGCTCGACCGCGTCGGCCTGCTCGGCCAGGTGCAGCGCAAACCGGTGGGAAGTTCGAGCGGAATGCTGACGTCGCTACAGCAGGGTGCGATCGATGTCGGCTACATGACCGAGCCGTCATATAGCGCAAAGAAAGACGGATTGAGAATTGCGTTTCGCTCGAACGACGTGGTGCCGAATGAAACGCAGACCGTCGGCATTGTCCGCACCGATTATCTGAAGGCGCATCCCGACGTGATCCGCGGCATTATCGCAGCGCGCCGCAAGGCCGTCGTCTACATGGCGGCGCATCGCGCCGAGGCCGCACAGATCCTCGCCAAGGAGTACAAGATGGACCGGGCGGTCGCCGCGTCGGCGATCAACAACGTGCTCGACGCCGATCCGAAATACTGGAGCGAAGGCAGCTTCGACTACAAGGGCATGGACGAGGTACTGAAGGGCCTCGTGTTGGTCAAGGCCATTCCGGAAGGTCCATTCGACTGGCCGAAGATCGTCGATGAATCGATGCTGCCGGCCGATCTGCGCAGCAGGAAGTGA
- a CDS encoding GntR family transcriptional regulator: protein MPERKSAAPEHAIKPAAKKRAVAGGKPNAGTGRAVKTTASKTPEQSQRAVSYESQSVAQTEPRNGNSSQQAYERLRHKIIESELTPGSYLLEQELALMLGVSRTPIREAAIRLQGEGLVEIVPRHGIRIVPTSVSDISHIYQVLTSLESTAAALVAARSGVDLSPLENACRKMTEALAEQDMQAWALADEAFHEALVQLGGNARLAQVVMNCRDQVHRVRRFTQRLRPHPQPKKSIDEHYEIIEAIRRGDAARASRLYRAHRERGWREQTAVLQQHGIHQA, encoded by the coding sequence GTGCCAGAACGCAAATCGGCCGCGCCAGAGCATGCGATCAAACCCGCAGCCAAAAAACGCGCGGTAGCGGGCGGCAAGCCAAACGCCGGCACCGGCCGCGCCGTGAAAACCACTGCTTCGAAAACACCGGAGCAATCTCAGCGTGCTGTTTCGTACGAGAGCCAATCCGTTGCGCAAACCGAACCGCGCAACGGCAACTCGTCTCAACAGGCGTACGAGCGCCTCCGGCACAAAATCATAGAAAGCGAACTGACGCCTGGCTCCTATCTGCTCGAACAGGAACTCGCACTGATGCTCGGCGTGAGTCGCACTCCGATCCGCGAAGCTGCGATTCGCCTGCAGGGCGAGGGTCTCGTCGAAATCGTGCCGCGTCATGGCATCCGTATCGTTCCCACGTCAGTCTCCGATATCAGCCACATCTACCAGGTTCTGACCAGTCTCGAATCCACCGCGGCGGCGTTGGTCGCGGCGCGCAGCGGCGTCGATCTGAGTCCGCTTGAAAACGCCTGCCGGAAAATGACCGAGGCGCTGGCCGAGCAGGACATGCAGGCATGGGCGCTTGCCGACGAGGCCTTCCATGAAGCGCTCGTTCAACTCGGCGGCAACGCGCGGCTAGCGCAGGTGGTCATGAATTGCCGTGACCAGGTGCATCGTGTGCGACGCTTCACGCAGCGGTTGCGGCCGCATCCGCAGCCAAAAAAATCGATTGATGAGCATTACGAAATCATCGAAGCGATTCGTCGCGGCGATGCAGCGCGCGCGAGCCGCCTATATCGCGCGCACCGCGAGCGCGGCTGGCGCGAGCAGACTGCCGTGCTGCAGCAGCACGGCATCCATCAGGCGTAA